From the genome of Mycoplasma anserisalpingitidis, one region includes:
- a CDS encoding ABC transporter permease gives MFSKIKDRLFTSDNKRGWLLSPYLLIALLLIILPIILIIVSAFAPLKTPNGSISDNWELIKTYSTWSIIFRSLRIGIISSILCLLVGFPYAYFVSSSKSKIFKIYAISLILSPMAIFTIARIYSIRTLFLNIIDPNNVDSLNSEWFLVFGLFYLNLPLMIMPLYTVLKDMPRNIIEASSDMGYNTFKTVFKVIIPYSLKAILSGYSMIFLSTATTFLVSAKLLPDGTQKQMVGDLINITINPGNKYDLAKGSSLVIVVSFIFIGIYSIIIIAPKIVFRFKRGFTYE, from the coding sequence ATGTTTTCAAAAATTAAAGATAGATTATTCACCAGTGATAATAAACGTGGTTGATTACTTAGTCCATATTTATTAATTGCTCTATTATTAATTATTCTTCCAATTATTTTAATTATCGTTAGTGCTTTTGCTCCTTTAAAAACACCAAATGGTTCAATTAGTGACAACTGAGAATTAATAAAAACTTACTCAACTTGAAGCATTATTTTTCGTTCATTAAGAATTGGGATTATCTCTTCAATTCTATGTTTATTAGTAGGTTTCCCTTACGCATATTTTGTTTCAAGTAGCAAATCAAAAATATTTAAAATTTATGCCATTAGTTTAATTTTAAGTCCTATGGCAATTTTCACTATTGCAAGAATTTATTCAATTAGAACATTGTTCTTAAATATTATTGATCCAAATAATGTTGACAGTTTAAATTCAGAATGATTTTTAGTTTTTGGTTTATTTTACTTGAATTTACCATTAATGATAATGCCTCTTTATACAGTGTTAAAAGACATGCCTAGAAATATTATTGAAGCATCTAGTGACATGGGATACAACACATTTAAAACTGTATTTAAAGTTATTATTCCTTATTCTCTTAAGGCTATTTTAAGTGGTTACAGTATGATCTTTTTAAGCACAGCAACTACATTCTTAGTTTCAGCTAAATTACTTCCTGATGGAACTCAAAAACAAATGGTGGGGGATTTAATCAACATTACAATTAACCCAGGAAATAAATACGATTTAGCTAAAGGTTCATCATTGGTTATTGTTGTTTCATTTATTTTTATAGGAATTTACTCGATTATTATTATTGCACCTAAAATTGTTTTTAGATTCAAGAGAGGATTTACTTATGAGTAA
- a CDS encoding ABC transporter permease has translation MSKIWETIKRSYVFIILAFVYIPLVVGAIFTFNKSSDKGTYLTSWSKFSWSNWATIFNSGRDIALINSIILAILTSIIVITISLISVYAVYRSKSRVLRSSLSATSNIPLINPDNITAIGLVLVFTLFFGVISSDNEGFSRVVIGHAVMTLPYAIFLMYPRSEKFNNNLFEASMDLGYSKIRSWFKTYFVYMIPSIIMTAVVCCVFSFDDFIITRTTSNTPTLGLKLYEGQFEAWALCFGVIALIMVIFGNAIYISIKNKHIKRNKKSIIIKRLFNKNKNKGNFENTIELNLRGGEMDV, from the coding sequence ATGAGTAAGATTTGAGAAACAATTAAACGTAGTTATGTCTTTATAATTTTAGCATTTGTTTATATTCCACTTGTAGTTGGTGCAATTTTCACATTCAATAAAAGCAGTGATAAAGGTACATATTTAACATCTTGATCAAAATTCTCATGAAGTAACTGAGCAACTATATTTAACTCAGGTAGAGATATCGCTTTAATTAATTCAATTATTTTAGCAATTCTTACTTCGATCATCGTAATTACCATTTCACTAATTTCGGTTTATGCAGTTTATCGTTCAAAAAGTAGAGTTTTAAGAAGTTCTCTTAGTGCAACATCAAATATCCCTTTAATTAATCCAGATAATATTACAGCTATTGGATTAGTATTAGTTTTTACTTTATTCTTTGGTGTTATTAGTTCAGATAATGAGGGTTTCTCTAGAGTTGTAATTGGACATGCTGTTATGACTTTACCTTACGCAATATTCTTAATGTATCCAAGAAGTGAAAAATTCAATAACAACTTATTTGAAGCATCAATGGATTTAGGATACTCAAAAATTAGATCTTGATTTAAAACATATTTTGTATACATGATTCCTTCAATAATAATGACTGCTGTAGTATGTTGTGTATTTAGTTTTGATGACTTTATTATCACCAGAACAACATCAAACACCCCTACATTAGGTCTTAAACTTTATGAAGGACAATTTGAGGCTTGAGCACTTTGTTTTGGTGTTATTGCCTTAATTATGGTTATTTTTGGAAATGCAATTTATATTAGTATTAAAAATAAACACATTAAAAGAAATAAAAAATCAATAATTATTAAAAGATTATTTAACAAAAATAAAAATAAAGGAAATTTTGAAAATACTATCGAACTAAATTTACGAGGAGGTGAGATGGATGTCTAA
- a CDS encoding beta-N-acetylglucosaminidase domain-containing protein translates to MKKQNKKKALTIIGIAGSIGAASLGFISANTENNNIRSTYEIYPNPHTISYDGKQSLISTSVNVVIEDDVDQATITRFKEALGLRGITNINLSRRIVDDQTNFILGIKGNRDTFVDDYISSENISYEPDLMNKIDAYVLSVKDNVIAIYGNEADSTFYGATTLWHILNQLEGLEIENIKIQDYADVKTRGAIEGYYGNPWTVQDRINYMSWGGYYKLNAYFYAPKDDPKHNSKWAELYTDDEIQNLIRPIAEAGNNSKVRFIYALHPFMHNRLDNGNVADKKEKLKAKFLQVIEAGVRQISILADDAAKPNEQFQIDLLTEMVDWLKELKATRFPDLKTTLPYVVQEYMGWGQEYFKRFPSEVQIVMTGGTIWGQVTKNFTDSFTNKIGEGPMLWINWPCTDNSKEHLIMGGFKEFLKPDVNPKNVEGIILNPMQQSEPSKVALFGNAVYSWNLWKTNEQADKAWNDAFKHVDSKSSIETPTSKAFRELSKHMINQKMDGRVVKLEESLELKSYLYDLINKLSTKTYSKEELTKLTEEFTLLNESAKIFLENGNDRNLVEQMRPFLESWVDLTDSALIYLEILEHILNDNITSVNNLYQQAKNKLILARNNHKFRYLSEMKNAEVGPQHIQPFLDELDSFSSKYLKENLDDNFVSLTWISDVFTTPSSGNKDEVFNQNSPKAMQFKNPLYIMKDNYIGVEFSKEIELNNVFISMGGGKNHFYKSKLQYKSTNGEWTDVNSNVYERPNGSIIPIEEYNLSIPNVKALRLVSLQNDIDDKWLVINSFIVNKPLTKKAETSDNKLTFSSVELDGLQVAGGDLDKITDDSENTEAHLRSSEQPKYDGIRPNNSIVFNFDEVTEVAKFVFVQGSSNSGDVLKSGIVEYYDSNTSTWKQFGSGSLDSQKKQIIIGYAQTNKIRVRNLEDKKVWWRVGGAFAYGFDEKLDINYKTETENIMIGKNPAINDGAKNNKFDHLYDNNPSTIAWMAGKDNGNIGNNSKLIINFDKSMRIDEILIRQGDGDNLRQILVEAYTNGTWVELNRNTNAAREYTIDTRNKEEHFSKLRISSLVNTNIWWKLADVKITERKRASDEYVIVGSKDNSVLSLKNQNNFTLLNKSNQNISLAKDQYIGLDLKSIQKIQSFTQNTLELNNAQIQISVNGIAWENITSLEQVKNKVLRYIRIVNNNSESEINVNFDNFTLTAAKTNEFGELVKTTLPEGNSGWGDTRYNKAAFDGKMNTSTKFGVSPTLGKEIIYDLGKEIDIHKLRIYAPDSTSDFPRSIDVMYGTELNGEYQTLFSIGHEENRDINLIDVQNNYSYVDSKYPNVRFFGNIDNLENPVKARYIKLLITKNYPDRALIISEIQINDGQYISLDNDPRFNGAEETEKNTLASKMIDGDFLTYYEPKISNSSITFFNDDPQPNKFVKFITSSENSDANVEVKTADSNGDIHQITLGKLSFNNIGFRVPSGHSILELKVSWTETKPKINEVIFFNSNETEELNKDELNALISNLPEDFDLWVKSNKDAYNETVEIAKKILTFENVTQATINEIKQSLNSIIQNKKLKGDFSKLIEELNNEITNFEDYLSSTTSEYKLAISKAKNLIKSEEVTQRSIDSSLNQIIRAKTVLRYSPVNKDTLQIKVNEFEKLDKSRFSEETYNLLKDKVLQAKQTISDDNAITENSQKIHPSVFKNLLDEYNNLYQDIVDSEKGVRYKEYLKIRDLAYKFIDENGSNWQILSRNLNAKVTEKDIEVKSESSTVEIIDQAIVELTNLIAENQRIKSNKIAKIKEYANGVVLNENSVYTTESYNYYKQYADKLIDLSSDSRKIYEEELDELFSNYIQAKNNLSFNDSVDLEEIKQALLSLVKTLEENEEYISKIQNSSDARTLKALSNEIDLKIEEQNTRKIESKRQEANDLLVELSKENNDLTNNLTYELNSSTDLESLESVIVKIKEELNQIKSALVEELKNELTGLENSELKQKVNLSISNVEQVSIEQLRNFIREVVNEKENELIKKITKFKVENNDLISQLEENLELYLAKLKSATTLEELTNLNSELKPIIQNLISKYKKIAFEKLYELENKENYSSLIESSENVSQLKNLISEIQDKISNEKTTKKVDELTARINELEDPKLVSDLLKELNNINDLADYDVFAEKVEQKVVELIENLKQKAIEILEKLENKDNLSAEQIQQIKVLKEIRELLSKLEVKLEEQNNILQEILNSKKQELLNKINNYSELQSYTENINNSLTIEELNIIEQQIDLKINALIEAKINNNKIWINANVSLLNRDLELLKNQEIQDELINILNEKIKELQNLNPLEISETEKERENSKVSELLVKTNNLLKSNLVSLPTYELPLNKEIIKNNINIITNLLTNNNSVSDLSVEDKETIKNNISNLDYSLELKDLIDKQIEIIKQYDDLWLKGKKAQLQNDFEQLNNLKHQIDKLIVDNKLTENVQIHELMAKINLTPNNSSILELTTLKNQQKELIDKINELIENNKADSEQTPEKNETKSSKSPILIAISAILLVIIASASVFSFLKFKKHKKK, encoded by the coding sequence ATGAAGAAACAAAACAAGAAAAAAGCATTAACTATTATAGGGATAGCGGGTTCAATTGGAGCCGCTTCTTTAGGATTTATTAGTGCAAATACTGAAAATAATAATATCAGAAGTACGTATGAGATATATCCAAATCCACATACAATTTCTTATGATGGAAAGCAATCTCTTATTTCAACAAGCGTAAATGTTGTTATTGAAGATGATGTTGACCAAGCTACAATTACTAGATTCAAAGAAGCTCTAGGACTTAGAGGTATAACTAATATAAACCTTAGTAGAAGAATTGTTGATGATCAAACTAACTTTATTTTAGGGATAAAGGGAAATAGAGACACCTTTGTTGATGATTATATAAGTTCCGAAAATATTAGTTATGAACCTGATTTGATGAACAAAATCGATGCTTATGTTTTAAGTGTAAAAGATAACGTTATAGCAATTTATGGTAATGAGGCTGATTCAACATTTTACGGAGCCACAACATTATGGCATATTCTAAATCAACTTGAAGGACTAGAAATTGAAAATATTAAAATTCAAGATTATGCTGACGTTAAAACTCGTGGTGCTATCGAAGGATATTATGGAAATCCTTGAACAGTTCAAGATAGAATTAACTATATGAGTTGGGGAGGGTATTACAAACTAAATGCATATTTTTATGCACCTAAAGATGATCCAAAACACAACTCAAAATGAGCTGAATTATACACAGATGATGAAATTCAAAATCTTATCAGACCAATTGCTGAGGCAGGTAACAATTCAAAAGTTAGATTTATTTATGCATTGCATCCATTTATGCACAACAGACTTGATAATGGAAATGTAGCAGATAAAAAAGAAAAATTGAAAGCAAAATTTCTTCAAGTCATTGAAGCTGGTGTTAGGCAAATTTCTATTTTAGCCGATGATGCCGCTAAACCTAATGAACAATTCCAAATTGATTTATTAACAGAAATGGTCGATTGACTTAAAGAGCTTAAAGCAACTAGATTTCCTGATTTAAAAACAACTCTACCATATGTTGTTCAGGAATATATGGGTTGAGGTCAAGAATATTTTAAACGATTTCCTTCTGAAGTTCAAATAGTTATGACTGGTGGTACAATTTGGGGACAAGTTACTAAAAATTTCACTGATTCATTCACTAATAAGATAGGTGAAGGTCCGATGTTATGAATTAACTGACCATGTACTGATAACTCTAAAGAGCATTTAATTATGGGTGGTTTTAAGGAATTCTTAAAACCTGATGTAAATCCAAAAAATGTCGAAGGTATTATTTTAAATCCTATGCAACAATCTGAACCTTCAAAAGTTGCACTTTTTGGTAATGCAGTTTACTCATGAAATTTATGAAAAACTAATGAACAAGCTGATAAAGCCTGAAATGATGCATTTAAACATGTAGATAGCAAATCAAGTATTGAAACACCGACTTCTAAAGCTTTTAGAGAACTTTCAAAACATATGATTAACCAAAAAATGGATGGTAGAGTTGTAAAACTTGAAGAATCTCTTGAACTCAAATCATATCTTTACGATTTAATCAATAAACTTTCCACAAAAACTTATTCTAAAGAAGAGTTAACTAAATTAACTGAGGAATTCACTTTATTAAATGAATCAGCAAAAATCTTTCTTGAAAATGGAAATGATCGTAATTTAGTTGAACAAATGCGTCCATTTTTAGAATCTTGAGTTGATTTAACCGACTCAGCACTAATCTATTTAGAAATTTTAGAACATATTTTAAATGACAATATTACTAGCGTGAATAATCTTTATCAACAAGCTAAAAATAAATTAATTTTAGCTAGAAATAACCATAAATTTAGATACTTAAGTGAAATGAAAAATGCTGAAGTAGGACCTCAGCACATTCAACCATTTTTGGATGAATTAGATTCATTTTCATCTAAATATCTTAAAGAAAATCTTGATGATAATTTTGTTAGCTTAACTTGAATTTCGGACGTGTTTACCACTCCAAGCAGTGGAAATAAAGACGAAGTATTTAATCAAAATTCTCCAAAAGCAATGCAATTTAAAAATCCATTATATATTATGAAAGATAATTATATCGGAGTTGAATTCAGTAAAGAAATCGAATTAAATAATGTATTTATATCAATGGGTGGTGGAAAGAACCATTTTTACAAATCTAAATTGCAATATAAATCTACCAATGGTGAGTGAACTGACGTAAATAGTAATGTATATGAAAGACCAAATGGCTCAATTATACCTATTGAAGAATATAATTTATCTATACCTAATGTTAAAGCATTAAGATTAGTTTCACTTCAAAATGATATTGATGATAAATGATTAGTGATAAATAGTTTTATTGTTAATAAACCATTAACAAAGAAAGCAGAAACTAGTGATAATAAATTAACTTTTTCAAGTGTTGAACTAGATGGTCTTCAAGTTGCTGGTGGTGATTTAGATAAAATTACTGATGATTCAGAAAATACTGAAGCACATTTACGTTCTAGCGAGCAACCTAAATATGATGGAATTAGACCAAATAATTCAATTGTTTTCAATTTCGATGAAGTTACAGAAGTTGCAAAGTTTGTTTTTGTGCAAGGAAGTTCTAATTCAGGAGACGTTCTTAAGAGCGGTATTGTTGAATATTATGACTCAAATACTTCAACTTGAAAACAATTTGGTTCAGGTTCTTTAGATAGTCAGAAAAAGCAAATAATTATCGGTTATGCTCAAACAAATAAAATCAGAGTCAGAAATTTAGAAGACAAAAAAGTATGATGAAGAGTTGGTGGTGCATTTGCTTATGGCTTTGATGAAAAGTTGGACATTAATTATAAAACAGAGACTGAAAATATTATGATTGGTAAAAATCCTGCCATTAATGATGGTGCTAAAAATAATAAGTTCGACCATCTTTATGACAATAATCCAAGTACGATAGCTTGAATGGCTGGTAAGGATAATGGTAATATTGGAAATAACAGTAAATTAATTATTAATTTTGATAAGTCAATGAGAATTGATGAAATTCTGATTAGACAAGGTGACGGTGATAATTTAAGACAGATTCTTGTAGAAGCTTATACTAATGGAACTTGAGTTGAATTGAATAGAAACACAAATGCTGCAAGAGAATATACAATAGATACTAGAAATAAAGAAGAACATTTTAGTAAGTTAAGAATTAGCTCGCTTGTTAATACTAACATATGATGAAAACTAGCTGATGTAAAAATAACTGAAAGAAAAAGAGCTTCAGATGAATATGTCATTGTAGGTTCAAAAGATAATAGTGTTCTATCACTAAAAAATCAAAATAACTTTACCTTGTTAAACAAATCAAATCAAAATATTTCTTTAGCTAAAGATCAATATATCGGTTTAGACTTAAAATCAATTCAAAAAATTCAATCATTTACTCAAAATACTCTGGAATTAAATAATGCGCAAATCCAAATCTCTGTAAATGGAATTGCATGAGAAAATATCACTTCACTTGAACAAGTTAAAAATAAAGTATTAAGATACATTAGAATTGTAAATAATAATTCTGAGTCAGAAATAAATGTAAATTTTGATAATTTCACCTTAACAGCTGCAAAAACAAACGAATTTGGCGAACTAGTCAAAACAACTTTACCTGAAGGAAATTCAGGTTGAGGTGACACTCGTTATAATAAAGCTGCTTTTGACGGAAAGATGAATACATCTACTAAATTTGGTGTTTCTCCAACTTTAGGAAAAGAAATAATTTATGACTTAGGAAAAGAAATTGATATTCATAAACTAAGAATTTATGCTCCAGATTCAACTAGTGATTTTCCTAGAAGTATTGATGTAATGTATGGAACTGAATTAAATGGTGAATATCAAACTTTATTTAGTATTGGTCATGAAGAAAATAGAGATATTAATTTAATCGATGTACAAAATAACTATAGTTATGTTGATTCAAAATACCCTAACGTAAGATTTTTTGGAAATATAGATAATTTAGAAAATCCAGTAAAAGCTAGATATATTAAGTTATTAATCACTAAAAACTATCCAGATAGAGCTTTAATTATTAGTGAAATTCAAATTAATGATGGTCAATATATTTCACTTGATAATGATCCTAGATTTAACGGAGCAGAAGAAACAGAAAAAAATACTCTGGCAAGTAAAATGATTGATGGGGATTTCTTAACTTACTATGAACCAAAAATTTCAAATTCATCAATAACATTTTTCAATGATGATCCTCAACCTAATAAATTTGTTAAATTTATCACTAGTTCAGAAAACTCAGATGCAAATGTCGAAGTAAAAACAGCAGATTCAAATGGTGATATTCATCAAATAACTCTCGGTAAACTTTCATTTAATAATATTGGATTTAGAGTTCCAAGTGGTCATTCTATTTTAGAATTAAAAGTTTCTTGAACTGAAACAAAACCTAAAATTAATGAAGTGATTTTCTTTAATTCAAATGAAACTGAAGAATTAAATAAAGATGAATTAAACGCTTTAATTTCTAATTTACCAGAAGACTTTGATTTATGAGTGAAAAGTAACAAAGATGCATATAATGAAACAGTTGAAATAGCTAAGAAAATTTTAACTTTTGAAAACGTAACTCAAGCTACAATAAATGAAATTAAGCAAAGTTTAAACAGTATTATTCAAAATAAAAAATTAAAAGGTGATTTTAGTAAATTAATTGAAGAATTAAATAATGAAATTACTAATTTTGAAGATTATTTATCTTCAACTACATCTGAATATAAATTAGCTATTTCAAAAGCTAAAAACTTAATTAAGAGTGAAGAGGTTACTCAAAGATCAATAGATTCTTCTCTTAATCAAATAATTAGAGCTAAAACTGTTTTAAGATATTCTCCAGTAAATAAAGATACACTTCAAATTAAAGTTAATGAATTTGAAAAATTAGATAAAAGTAGATTTAGTGAAGAAACTTATAATTTATTAAAGGATAAAGTATTACAAGCTAAGCAAACTATATCTGATGATAATGCTATTACAGAAAATTCTCAAAAAATCCATCCTTCAGTATTTAAAAATCTTTTAGATGAATATAATAATTTATACCAAGACATTGTTGATTCTGAAAAAGGAGTTAGATACAAAGAATATCTAAAAATCAGAGATTTAGCATATAAATTTATTGATGAAAATGGTTCAAACTGACAAATTTTATCAAGAAATCTAAATGCTAAGGTAACCGAAAAAGATATTGAAGTTAAAAGTGAAAGTTCTACAGTTGAAATTATTGATCAAGCTATTGTTGAATTAACTAATTTAATTGCTGAAAACCAAAGAATTAAATCTAATAAGATCGCAAAAATTAAAGAATATGCTAATGGTGTTGTTTTAAATGAAAATAGTGTTTACACTACTGAAAGCTATAATTACTATAAACAATATGCTGACAAATTAATCGATTTATCAAGTGACAGTAGAAAAATTTATGAAGAAGAACTTGATGAATTATTTAGCAATTACATTCAAGCTAAAAATAATTTAAGTTTTAATGATTCAGTAGATTTAGAAGAAATTAAACAAGCTTTATTAAGTTTAGTTAAAACCTTGGAAGAAAATGAAGAATACATTTCAAAAATTCAAAATAGCAGTGATGCAAGAACATTAAAAGCTTTAAGTAATGAGATAGATCTTAAAATCGAAGAGCAAAATACAAGAAAAATCGAATCTAAACGTCAAGAAGCTAACGATTTATTAGTTGAACTTTCTAAAGAAAATAATGATTTAACAAATAATTTAACCTATGAATTAAATAGCTCAACAGATCTTGAAAGTCTTGAAAGCGTGATAGTAAAAATTAAAGAAGAATTAAATCAAATTAAGTCTGCTTTAGTTGAAGAATTAAAAAATGAATTAACAGGATTAGAAAATAGTGAATTAAAACAAAAAGTTAATTTAAGTATTTCTAATGTTGAACAAGTATCGATTGAGCAACTAAGAAACTTTATAAGAGAAGTTGTTAATGAAAAAGAAAACGAGCTAATTAAAAAAATAACTAAATTTAAGGTTGAAAATAATGATTTAATCTCACAACTTGAAGAAAATCTTGAATTATATTTAGCTAAACTTAAATCTGCAACTACGCTTGAAGAGTTAACTAATTTAAATTCTGAATTAAAACCTATTATTCAAAATTTAATTTCTAAATACAAGAAAATTGCATTTGAAAAATTATATGAGTTGGAAAATAAAGAAAACTACAGTAGTTTAATTGAAAGTAGTGAAAATGTTAGTCAATTAAAAAACTTAATTAGTGAAATTCAAGACAAAATCAGTAATGAAAAAACTACTAAGAAAGTTGATGAATTAACTGCAAGAATAAATGAATTAGAGGATCCAAAATTAGTTTCTGATTTATTAAAAGAGTTAAATAATATAAATGATTTAGCTGATTACGATGTTTTTGCTGAAAAAGTTGAACAAAAAGTTGTTGAACTCATCGAAAACTTAAAACAAAAAGCAATTGAAATTTTAGAAAAATTAGAAAACAAAGATAATTTAAGTGCTGAACAAATTCAACAAATTAAAGTACTTAAAGAAATTAGAGAACTTTTATCGAAACTTGAAGTTAAACTTGAAGAACAAAATAATATCCTACAAGAAATATTGAATTCTAAGAAACAAGAATTATTAAACAAAATTAATAATTACAGTGAACTACAAAGTTATACCGAAAACATTAATAATAGTTTGACTATTGAAGAATTAAATATAATTGAACAACAAATCGATCTAAAAATTAATGCCTTGATTGAAGCAAAAATTAATAATAACAAAATTTGAATTAATGCCAATGTTAGTTTATTAAATAGAGATCTTGAATTGCTTAAAAATCAAGAAATTCAAGATGAATTAATTAATATATTAAATGAAAAAATTAAAGAATTGCAAAACTTAAATCCTTTAGAAATTAGTGAAACCGAAAAAGAAAGAGAAAATTCAAAAGTAAGTGAATTATTAGTTAAAACAAATAACTTACTCAAATCAAATTTAGTTTCTTTACCAACATATGAATTACCATTAAACAAAGAAATAATAAAAAATAATATTAATATAATTACAAATCTCCTCACAAATAATAACTCCGTATCTGATTTAAGTGTTGAAGATAAAGAAACTATCAAAAACAACATTTCTAATTTAGATTATTCACTAGAACTAAAAGATTTAATAGATAAGCAAATTGAGATCATTAAGCAATATGACGATTTATGACTAAAAGGCAAAAAAGCTCAATTGCAAAATGATTTTGAGCAATTGAATAACTTGAAACATCAAATTGACAAGCTAATTGTTGATAATAAATTAACTGAAAATGTTCAAATTCATGAATTAATGGCTAAAATTAATTTAACCCCAAATAATAGTTCAATTTTGGAATTAACAACTCTTAAAAATCAACAAAAAGAATTAATAGATAAAATTAATGAATTAATCGAAAATAATAAAGCTGATTCAGAACAAACACCCGAAAAAAATGAAACTAAATCAAGCAAATCTCCAATTTTAATCGCTATAAGTGCAATTCTATTAGTTATTATTGCATCGGCTTCAGTATTTAGTTTCCTTAAATTCAAAAAACATAAAAAGAAATAA
- a CDS encoding ABC transporter ATP-binding protein — translation MAKKEAKKNSIVELKEVVKEFGSKVVLDNVDLTITKGEFVTLLGPSGSGKTTILRLIGGFEWATRGEIKFNNRDIKDLPPYKRNLSTIFQDYALFPHLNVEGNIRYGLKLKRVPKKTVNEKHINLLKKKIEIWTKKADLEMKKLDKIQEQYEKELETLKPKTLQYRKRQNWLDDSDFKYSYWENYVIQKTQAFENRYFKRKMTREEMDQKISEMIELVGLKGNENRAISQLSGGMKQRVALARSLVIEPEILLLDEPLSALDAKIRQKMQVLLRSIQQELGLTFIFVTHDQNEALALSDRIAIVRAGKIEQYDTPKQIYDYPKNIWVARFIGDSNIFDAKFVKGGNVKMLNSEFKTIHTEDEFPINSRVDALIRPEDIDITDKEVKSAKRIKGVIEDLTYRGSYYYIKVVVNDGQEIFVETAKKFEIGDTVYLSWTIDSIHLMAKDPKWDYESNVFKN, via the coding sequence ATGGCTAAAAAAGAAGCTAAAAAAAATTCAATTGTTGAATTAAAAGAAGTTGTTAAAGAATTTGGCTCTAAAGTAGTTTTAGATAATGTTGATTTAACAATTACTAAAGGTGAATTCGTAACTTTGCTTGGTCCTTCTGGTTCAGGTAAAACAACTATTTTAAGACTTATTGGTGGTTTTGAATGAGCTACTCGTGGTGAAATTAAATTTAATAATCGTGATATCAAGGATTTACCACCATATAAAAGAAATTTATCTACAATTTTTCAAGACTATGCACTTTTTCCACATCTTAATGTTGAAGGAAACATTAGATATGGTCTTAAACTAAAAAGAGTACCTAAGAAAACTGTAAATGAAAAACACATTAATTTATTAAAGAAAAAAATTGAAATATGAACTAAAAAAGCTGATCTTGAAATGAAAAAACTTGACAAAATTCAAGAACAGTATGAAAAAGAATTAGAAACTCTTAAACCAAAAACATTACAATACAGAAAACGTCAAAATTGATTAGACGATTCTGACTTTAAATACTCATATTGAGAAAACTATGTCATCCAAAAAACTCAAGCATTTGAAAACCGTTATTTCAAAAGAAAAATGACACGTGAAGAAATGGATCAAAAAATTTCTGAAATGATTGAATTAGTTGGTCTAAAAGGGAATGAAAACAGAGCAATCAGTCAACTCTCTGGTGGTATGAAACAACGTGTTGCACTTGCTCGTAGTTTAGTTATTGAACCAGAAATTTTGCTTCTTGATGAACCACTTAGTGCACTTGATGCTAAAATTAGACAAAAAATGCAAGTGTTGCTTAGAAGCATTCAACAAGAACTTGGTTTAACATTTATTTTTGTTACACATGATCAAAATGAAGCACTTGCTTTATCAGATAGAATTGCTATAGTGCGTGCTGGAAAAATTGAACAATATGACACACCTAAACAAATTTATGACTATCCAAAAAACATTTGAGTTGCTCGCTTTATCGGTGACTCAAATATCTTTGATGCTAAATTTGTAAAAGGTGGAAACGTAAAAATGCTTAACAGTGAATTTAAGACAATTCACACCGAAGATGAATTCCCAATTAATTCAAGAGTTGACGCATTAATTAGACCTGAAGATATCGATATTACTGATAAAGAAGTAAAAAGTGCCAAAAGAATTAAGGGAGTAATTGAAGATTTAACATATAGAGGAAGCTATTACTACATTAAAGTAGTTGTTAATGATGGACAAGAGATTTTTGTTGAAACAGCTAAAAAATTCGAAATTGGTGATACAGTTTACTTAAGTTGAACTATCGACTCAATTCATCTAATGGCTAAAGATCCTAAGTGAGATTACGAATCTAATGTTTTCAAAAATTAA